A single window of Flavobacterium sp. 140616W15 DNA harbors:
- a CDS encoding DUF6175 family protein, which translates to MHILKNYINYRFVFIFVLIFCSNCFFAQAPQIAGTQSDESTRAAAKIMVVPYNKQNEDIRTVLDDNPHIRTAVSKVKEAFDQRGWSTVDFVANLRAAQANAAFTSDRQSNFKSDLLTTSGADFYVQVDVQITTDESGTNTVLNLTAFETHTGASFSNKTGTSKFASNDYEKLITKAFERIQEEFLNTLMVKTDEIRDIGRACMVEFNLDENVGIDFDSPIASGEYLNELIEDWIAKNAYKGRANLSGILENKMLFDEVRIPLYDQETNKPYNLNRFATEVIKYLRSKGVQATRNIHGQKMYVTIK; encoded by the coding sequence ATGCATATTTTAAAGAATTACATTAATTACCGTTTTGTATTTATTTTTGTTTTGATCTTTTGTAGTAATTGTTTTTTTGCGCAGGCACCACAAATTGCTGGTACGCAAAGTGATGAATCTACTCGTGCAGCGGCAAAGATTATGGTTGTCCCTTACAATAAACAAAATGAAGATATAAGAACTGTATTGGATGATAATCCTCATATAAGAACAGCAGTTTCTAAAGTAAAGGAGGCATTTGATCAAAGAGGGTGGTCTACTGTTGATTTTGTGGCTAATCTTAGAGCAGCTCAAGCTAATGCTGCATTTACTTCTGATAGACAATCAAATTTTAAATCAGATTTATTAACAACTTCTGGTGCCGATTTTTATGTTCAAGTCGATGTACAAATTACTACTGATGAAAGTGGCACGAATACTGTACTGAACCTTACGGCATTTGAAACACATACAGGTGCAAGTTTTTCTAATAAAACAGGTACTAGTAAGTTTGCAAGCAATGATTATGAAAAACTTATTACGAAAGCTTTTGAACGTATTCAGGAAGAGTTTCTAAATACATTAATGGTTAAAACGGATGAAATACGTGACATTGGTCGTGCCTGTATGGTAGAGTTTAATTTAGATGAAAATGTAGGGATCGATTTTGATAGCCCGATAGCATCTGGCGAATATCTAAACGAGCTTATTGAAGATTGGATTGCAAAAAATGCTTATAAAGGTAGAGCTAATCTAAGTGGCATATTAGAGAATAAAATGCTTTTTGACGAAGTAAGAATACCCCTCTACGATCAGGAAACAAATAAACCTTATAATTTGAATCGATTTGCAACGGAGGTAATTAAGTATCTTAGAAGTAAAGGTGTACAAGCTACCAGAAATATACATGGGCAAAAAATGTATGTCACTATTAAATAG
- a CDS encoding CsgG/HfaB family protein encodes MNKKLSLLVLFFSGVLLQAQDRIGIAFIPISYDQTTISTSDARLVQEYVLNSFVAAKKFSVVDREKLVELENEKKLQKTESFIDSKASIQDGVSKGASYLIATNILSLRHSEVNRHGWESLLQLQIKVLDVSTGEILATENINSEFKEPEKIVVESRQRYADKKEIKAIEQKEERLKAIQKHKEDAFNLALERLVENVVKFSNTNFPVSLEILSWDLKDKKQFSIAAGSKIGMHNGQMLDVVQVTETLVGGKTIQRNQKIALACVVKVDDANFSEAVIISTEKNYKKARETESILKVLTR; translated from the coding sequence ATGAACAAAAAGCTATCTCTATTAGTTTTATTTTTTTCTGGCGTATTACTTCAGGCGCAAGATCGAATTGGAATTGCATTTATTCCAATAAGCTATGATCAAACTACAATCTCTACTTCAGATGCGAGACTCGTACAAGAATACGTACTTAATTCATTTGTTGCAGCCAAGAAATTCTCGGTAGTTGATAGAGAGAAATTAGTAGAATTAGAAAATGAAAAGAAATTACAAAAAACAGAATCTTTTATTGACAGTAAAGCGAGTATTCAAGATGGGGTTAGTAAAGGAGCTAGTTATTTAATAGCTACAAATATATTGAGTTTAAGGCATTCAGAGGTAAATCGTCATGGATGGGAATCATTATTACAGTTGCAAATTAAAGTGTTAGATGTTTCTACAGGAGAAATTTTAGCAACAGAAAACATAAATAGCGAGTTTAAAGAGCCTGAAAAAATAGTAGTAGAATCTCGCCAAAGATATGCTGATAAAAAAGAAATTAAGGCAATAGAACAAAAAGAAGAACGCTTAAAAGCAATTCAGAAACATAAAGAGGATGCTTTTAACTTGGCATTGGAACGTTTGGTAGAGAATGTAGTAAAGTTTTCAAATACCAATTTTCCAGTTTCTTTGGAAATCCTGAGCTGGGATCTTAAGGATAAAAAACAATTTTCCATTGCAGCCGGTAGTAAAATCGGGATGCACAATGGTCAGATGTTAGATGTTGTGCAGGTAACAGAAACTTTAGTTGGAGGAAAAACAATTCAGAGAAATCAAAAAATTGCTCTTGCATGTGTTGTAAAAGTTGATGATGCAAACTTTTCGGAAGCGGTTATCATTTCAACAGAGAAAAATTATAAGAAGGCACGTGAGACAGAGAGCATATTAAAAGTATTAACACGATAA
- a CDS encoding helix-turn-helix transcriptional regulator encodes MKKNTLLRTAILIFIFLSSQISFGNNDKYTKLNAQINAFNDSHNYEKSIIYLEKIITNPKSSHYDLYNAYFQKYQTYKRLFNYTEALNNLDLALKAGLLSNKKEEVEIQIKIEKLFIHFDLLEFDKVTQILPTISEEQLKHINPQTKAFYLSILGTMELRKKNFRQGEIYLDEALVILLKSAPKHLPLIYKKKIGLYKHLKQYKKALESFEKGLYYAKKYKMDIYVIAMYNDISHFYNEIGDTKNAALAQQKILSLSTKYDATNRNGKLHLLEKKFLQKSKDLDNENQNYTRTVLTISIISLVIILLVLFFLLKSAKHKRTVAELKINNISNELENVTKELSESGQSKINLANYNLTERQNQIIALVKQGKTNKEIGVELFISENTVKYHLKIIYEALNITNRSKL; translated from the coding sequence TTGAAAAAAAATACCTTGTTACGCACAGCCATCCTTATATTTATTTTTTTATCGTCTCAAATTAGCTTTGGAAATAACGATAAGTATACAAAACTCAATGCACAAATAAATGCTTTCAACGATAGTCACAATTACGAAAAATCTATCATTTACTTAGAAAAGATCATTACTAATCCAAAGTCGTCTCATTACGATCTTTATAATGCATATTTTCAAAAATACCAAACTTATAAAAGATTGTTTAATTATACTGAGGCATTAAACAATTTAGATTTAGCATTAAAAGCTGGACTTCTGAGCAATAAAAAAGAAGAAGTAGAAATACAAATTAAGATCGAAAAACTATTCATCCATTTTGATCTACTTGAATTTGATAAGGTTACACAAATTTTACCGACTATTTCGGAAGAGCAATTAAAACATATCAATCCGCAAACGAAAGCATTCTATTTATCGATATTGGGCACAATGGAGCTTCGTAAGAAAAACTTCAGACAAGGTGAAATATATTTAGATGAAGCCTTAGTGATATTATTGAAATCTGCTCCAAAACATCTTCCTCTTATTTATAAAAAAAAAATAGGGCTTTACAAGCATCTCAAACAATATAAAAAGGCACTAGAAAGCTTTGAGAAAGGATTGTATTATGCAAAAAAATACAAGATGGACATCTATGTTATTGCTATGTATAATGATATTTCTCATTTTTATAATGAAATAGGTGATACTAAAAATGCCGCGCTAGCTCAGCAAAAAATACTTAGTTTATCAACAAAATACGATGCAACCAATAGAAATGGAAAATTACATCTGTTAGAAAAAAAATTTCTACAAAAAAGCAAAGATCTCGATAACGAAAATCAAAATTACACACGTACAGTTCTTACGATATCTATCATTTCCCTTGTAATCATTTTACTTGTTTTATTCTTTCTTTTGAAATCTGCTAAACATAAACGTACAGTTGCAGAACTTAAAATTAATAATATCAGTAATGAATTAGAAAATGTAACAAAAGAGCTAAGTGAATCCGGACAGTCAAAAATAAACCTAGCCAACTATAACTTAACAGAAAGACAAAATCAAATTATTGCTTT